A stretch of the Triplophysa dalaica isolate WHDGS20190420 chromosome 19, ASM1584641v1, whole genome shotgun sequence genome encodes the following:
- the LOC130408284 gene encoding zona pellucida sperm-binding protein 3-like, with protein sequence MPQSSQTNNPMLVPQRFPSPFSMQTAGVVGGKPGQDPPGGQSKQLLQGPMETLAWTFPSLPEEPVQPEIPFELRNPLPPNSVGAQCGENSVYVEVMEDFFGTGQLLMASGFALGGCAPTGQDNNARVLLFESELHGCGSMLTVTEDELVYTFSLVYSPQEFSNGVPIVRSSGAVVSIECHYPRMHNVSSNVLLPTWLPYAATKVAEERLVFSLKLMTDEWQFERPSNQYFLGDIVNIEASVKTYNHVPFRVFVDRCIATVSPDVNSAPRYSFIENNGCLVDAKFTGSSSRYLPRTQIDKLQFQLEAFRFQEANSGLVYITCILKAVPVATPTSSEQKACSFSPNGWVSVDESDQVCGCCDSTCSSSNASDQILGDLRWEQASVGPLNVKELGFGQL encoded by the exons ATGCCTCAGTCTTCCCAAACCAACAACCCCATGCTTGTGCCACAGAGATTTCCTTCTCCGTTTTCAATGCAAACTGCTGGTGTGGTTGGTGGAAAGCCTGGTCAAGATCCTCCTGGTGGTCAGTCTAAACAGCTTTTGCAGGGTCCCATGGAAACACTGGCGTGGACCTTTCCAAGCCTACCCGAAGAACCTGTACAGCCAGAGATTCCTTTCGAGCTGCGGAACCCTTTGCCTCCCAATAGTGTAGGGGCTCAGTGCGGTGAGAATTCAGTGTATGTGGAAGTGATGGAGGACTTCTTTGGGACTGGACAACTACTAATGGCTTCTGGTTTTGCACTGGGAGGCTGTGCACCAACAGGGCAGGACAACAATGCTCGAGTGCTCCTCTTTGAATCAGAACTGCATGGATGTGGCAGCATGTTAACG GTGACCGAAGATGAGCTTGTTTATACCTTCTCCCTGGTCTATTCTCCCCAAGAGTTTTCAAATGGTGTTCCTATTGTCAGGAGTAGTGGTGCTGTGGTGAGTATTGAGTGTCACTATCCAAG AATGCATAATGTGAGCAGCAATGTCCTGTTGCCCACGTGGTTGCCATATGCAGCTACTAAGGTTGCAGAAGAGCGGCTGGTCTTCTCCCTCAAGCTTATGACTG ATGAGTGGCAGTTTGAGAGACCTTCAAACCAGTATTTCCTGGGTGACATTGTAAATATTGAGGCCTCTGTGAAGACGTACAACCACGTACCTTTCCGTGTGTTTGTGGACCGTTGCATAGCCACTGTGTCCCCTGATGTGAACTCTGCTCCCAGATACTCCTTCATTGAGAATAATGG GTGCCTGGTTGATGCCAAGTTCACCGGCTCCAGCTCTCGCTACCTGCCTCGAACTCAAATTGATAAGCTGCAGTTTCAGCTGGAGGCTTTCAGGTTCCAGGAAGCAAACAGTGGGCTG GTctacatcacatgcattttgaaGGCGGTTCCTGTAGCCACTCCAACAAGTTCTGAGCAGAAGGCTTGCTCGTTCTCCCCTAATGG GTGGGTGTCTGTGGATGAATCTGATCAGGTGTGTGGCTGCTGTGACTCCACCTGTAGCAGCAGTAACGCAAGCGATCAGATTCTTGGAG ATCTACGGTGGGAGCAAGCATCTGTTGGGCCCCTGAATGTGAAGGAACTTGGCTTTGGTCAACTGTAA
- the LOC130408285 gene encoding zona pellucida sperm-binding protein 4-like: protein MAGSTRMVRLVAICAWFCAVGHAVPQFSNFPQEPQSPVFQQTEQQFSQKFPIQKPVVQSEPLDKCAVADYEQIQCGQPGISGAECDAINCCFNGQQCYYGIIVTVQCIRDGQFVLVVARDVTLPRLSLDTVRLLGGNEASCGPVGSTPSFAIYQFPVTACGTSVTEENGYVVYENRMTSSYEVGIGPLGSITRDSQFELLFQCRYSATAVEALVVEVNTIPPPPPVAAPGPLRVELRLANGQCVTKGCAEGDEAYTSYFGEDEYPVTKVLREPVYVEVRILERTDPNLVLMLGHCWATSAPSPLSLPQWDLLVDGCPYRDDRYLTALVPEVGSSGLQFPTHYKRFVVKMFTFVDPSSLAPLQETIYIHCSTAVCHPASGSCEQSCARKRRAVDGERSEETVVSSGGVFFTM from the exons ATGGCGGGAAGTACGCGGATGGTTCGTCTTGTGGCTATTTGCGCATGGTTTTGTGCTGTTGGTCACGCCGTGCCACAGTTTAGTAATTTTCCCCAGGAGCCTCAATCTCCAGTCTTCCAACAAACTGAACAACAGTTTTCTCAGAAGTTTCCCATTCAGAAGCCAGTGGTGCAGTCAGAACCTCTTGACAAGTGTGCTGTAGCTGATTATGAGcagatccagtgtggacaacctGGTATCAGTGGTGCAGAGTGTGACGCTATAAACTGCTGCTTTAATGGACAGCAGTGTTATTATGGAATAATAG TGACTGTCCAGTGTATAAGAGATGGTCAGTTTGTGCTGGTGGTGGCTAGAGATGTTACTCTGCCCCGTCTGAGTCTGGACACGGTCCGTCTGCTGGGTGGAAATGAAGCATCTTGTGGTCCTGTTGGTTCCACGCCTTCCTTTGCCATATACCAGTTTCCAGTCACCGCCTGTGGCACCAGCGTGACT GAGGAAAATGGCTATGTGGTGTATGAGAACAGAATGACTTCATCCTATGAAGTGGGGATTGGACCTCTTGGCTCCATCACAAGGGACAGTCAATTTGA ACTTCTCTTCCAGTGTAGATATTCTGCCACTGCTGTGGAAGCTCTGGTTGTTGAGGTCAACACTATTCCCCCACCTCCACCTGTGGCTGCTCCTGGACCCCTCAGGGTGGAGCTCAGACTGGCAAATGGCCAATGTGTCACTAAAGGCTGTGCAGAAG GAGATGAGGCGTACACGTCCTACTTCGGTGAGGATGAGTATCCAGTCACAAAGGTCCTGCGAGAACCTGTGTATGTGGAGGTGCGTATTTTGGAGAGGACTGACCCAAATCTTGTCCTGATGTTGGGACACTGTTGGGCAACATCAGCCCCTAGTCCTCTCAGTCTACCCCAGTGGGATCTTCTAGTTGATGG ATGTCCTTACCGGGATGACCGTTACCTGACAGCACTGGTTCCTGAAGTTGGCTCGTCTGGTCTTCAGTTCCCAACCCACTACAAGCGCTTTGTTGTGAAGATGTTCACGTTTGTGGATCCATCATCACTGGCCCCTCTGCAGGAGACT ATCTATATTCACTGTAGTACCGCGGTGTGCCACCCTGCTTCTGGttcctgtgagcagagctgtgccAGGAAAA GGAGAGCTGTTGATGGAGAAAGGAGTGAAGAAACTGTGGTTTCCAGTGGAGGTGTTTTCTTTACGATGTAA
- the LOC130408286 gene encoding zona pellucida sperm-binding protein 3-like — MGLWQAGFGLVLVLAVDLSDAQWRGRSAQTQKPSTFRPWSQMQVPQQSETRMPQSSQTNNPILVPQRFPSPFSMQTAGVVGGKPGQDPPGVQSKQLLQGPMETLAWTFPSLPEEPVQPEIPFELRNPLPPNSVGAQCGENSVYVEVMEDFFGTGQLLMASGFALGGCAPTGQDNNARVLLFESELHGCGSMLTVTEDELVYTFSLVYSPQEFSNGVPIVRSSGAVVSIECHYPRMHNVSSNVLVPTWLPYAATKVAEERLVFSLKLMTDEWQFERPSNQYFLGDIVNIEASVKMYNHVPIRVFVDRCIATVSPDVNSAPRYSFIENNGCLVDAKFTGSSSRYLPRTQIDKLQFQLEAFRFQEANSGLVYITCILKAVPVATPTSSEQKACSFSPNGWVSVDESEQVCGCCDSTCSSSNASDQILGDLRWEQASVGPLNVKEFGFGQL; from the exons ATGGGGCTGTGGCAAGCTGGATTTGGCTTGGTGCTGGTGCTTGCGGTTGACTTGTCTGATGCACAATGGCGAGGAAGAtcagctcaaacacagaaaCCTAGTACATTTAGGCCATGGTCACAAATGCAAGTTCCTCAGCAGAGCGAAACCAGAATGCCTCAGTCTTCCCAAACCAACAACCCCATCCTTGTGCCACAGAGATTTCCTTCTCCGTTTTCAATGCAGACTGCTGGTGTGGTTGGTGGAAAGCCTGGTCAAGATCCTCCTGGTGTTCAGTCTAAACAGCTTTTGCAGGGTCCCATGGAAACACTGGCGTGGACCTTTCCAAGCCTACCCGAAGAACCTGTACAGCCAGAGATTCCTTTCGAGCTGCGGAACCCTTTGCCTCCCAATAGTGTAGGGGCTCAGTGCGGTGAGAATTCCGTGTATGTGGAAGTGATGGAGGACTTCTTTGGGACTGGACAACTACTAATGGCTTCTGGTTTTGCACTGGGAGGCTGTGCACCAACAGGGCAGGACAACAATGCTCGAGTGCTCCTCTTTGAATCAGAACTGCATGGATGTGGCAGCATGTTAACG GTGACCGAAGATGAGCTTGTTTATACCTTCTCCCTGGTCTATTCTCCCCAAGAGTTTTCAAATGGTGTTCCTATTGTCAGGAGTAGTGGTGCTGTGGTCAGTATTGAGTGTCACTATCCAAG AATGCATAATGTGAGCAGCAATGTCCTGGTGCCCACGTGGTTGCCATATGCAGCTACTAAGGTTGCAGAAGAGCGGCTGGTCTTCTCCCTCAAGCTTATGACTG ATGAGTGGCAGTTTGAGAGACCTTCAAACCAGTATTTCCTGGGTGACATTGTAAACATTGAGGCCTCTGTGAAGATGTACAACCACGTACCTATCCGTGTGTTTGTGGACCGTTGCATAGCCACTGTGTCCCCTGATGTGAACTCTGCTCCCAGATACTCCTTCATTGAGAATAATGG GTGCCTGGTTGATGCCAAGTTCACCGGCTCGAGCTCTCGCTACCTGCCTCGAACTCAAATTGATAAGCTGCAGTTTCAGCTGGAGGCTTTCAGGTTCCAGGAAGCAAACAGTGGGCTG GTctacatcacatgcattttgaaGGCGGTTCCTGTAGCCACTCCAACAAGTTCTGAGCAGAAGGCTTGCTCGTTCTCCCCTAATGG GTGGGTGTCTGTGGATGAATCTGAGCAGGTGTGTGGCTGCTGTGACTCCACCTGTAGCAGCAGTAACGCAAGCGATCAGATTCTTGGAG ATCTACGGTGGGAGCAAGCATCTGTTGGGCCCCTGAATGTGAAGGAATTTGGCTTTGGTCAACTGTAA
- the LOC130408287 gene encoding zona pellucida sperm-binding protein 4-like has protein sequence MAGSTGMVRLVAICAWFCAVGHAVPQFSNFPQEPQSPVFQQTEQQFSQKFPIQKPVVQSEPLDKCAVADYEQIQCGQPGISGAECDAINCCFNGQQCYYGMSVTVQCIRDGQFVLVVARDVTLPRLSLDTVRLLGGNEASCGPVGSTPSFAIYQFPVTACGTSVTEENGYVVYENRMTSSYEVGIGPLGSITRDSQFELLFQCRYSATAVEALVVEVNTIPPPPPVAAPGPLRVELRLANGQCVTKGCAEGDEAYTSYFGEDEYPVTKVLREPVYVEVRILERTDPNLVLMLGHCWATSAPSPLSLPQWDLLVDGCPYRDDRYLTALVPEVGSSGLQFPTHYKRFVVKMFTFVDPSSLAPLQETIYIHCSTAVCHPASGSCEQSCARKRRAVDGERSEETVVSSGGVFFTM, from the exons ATGGCGGGAAGTACGGGGATGGTTCGTCTTGTGGCTATTTGCGCATGGTTTTGTGCTGTTGGTCACGCCGTGCCACAGTTTAGTAATTTTCCCCAGGAGCCTCAATCTCCAGTCTTCCAACAAACTGAACAACAGTTTTCTCAGAAGTTTCCCATTCAGAAGCCAGTGGTGCAGTCAGAACCTCTTGACAAGTGTGCTGTAGCTGATTATGAGcagatccagtgtggacaacctGGTATCAGTGGTGCAGAGTGTGACGCTATAAACTGCTGCTTTAATGGACAGCAGTGTTATTATGGAATGTCAG TGACTGTCCAGTGTATAAGAGATGGTCAGTTTGTGCTGGTGGTGGCTAGAGATGTTACTCTGCCCCGTCTGAGTCTGGACACGGTCCGTCTGCTGGGTGGAAATGAAGCATCTTGTGGTCCTGTTGGTTCCACGCCTTCCTTTGCCATATACCAGTTTCCAGTCACCGCCTGTGGCACCAGCGTGACT GAGGAAAATGGCTATGTGGTGTATGAGAACAGAATGACTTCATCCTATGAAGTGGGGATTGGACCTCTTGGCTCCATCACAAGGGACAGTCAATTTGA ACTTCTCTTCCAGTGTAGATATTCTGCCACTGCTGTGGAAGCTCTGGTTGTTGAGGTCAACACCATTCCCCCACCTCCACCTGTGGCTGCTCCTGGACCCCTCAGGGTGGAGCTCAGACTGGCAAATGGCCAATGTGTCACTAAAGGCTGTGCAGAAG GAGATGAGGCGTACACATCCTACTTCGGTGAGGATGAGTATCCAGTCACAAAGGTCCTGCGAGAACCTGTGTATGTGGAGGTGCGTATTTTGGAGAGGACTGACCCAAATCTTGTCCTGATGTTGGGACACTGTTGGGCAACATCAGCCCCTAGTCCTCTCAGTCTACCCCAGTGGGATCTTCTAGTTGATGG ATGTCCTTACCGGGATGACCGTTACCTGACAGCACTGGTTCCTGAAGTTGGCTCGTCTGGTCTTCAGTTCCCAACCCACTACAAGCGCTTTGTTGTGAAGATGTTCACGTTTGTGGATCCATCATCACTGGCCCCTCTGCAGGAGACT ATCTATATTCACTGTAGTACCGCGGTGTGCCACCCTGCTTCTGGttcctgtgagcagagctgtgccAGGAAAA GGAGAGCTGTTGATGGAGAAAGGAGTGAAGAAACTGTGGTTTCCAGTGGAGGTGTTTTCTTTACGATGTAA
- the LOC130408288 gene encoding zona pellucida sperm-binding protein 3-like, with the protein MGLWQAGFGLVLVLAVDLSDAQWRGRSAQTQKPSTFRPWSQMQVPQQSETRMPQSSQTNNPILVPQRFPSPFSMQTAGVVGGKPGQDPPGVQSKQLLQGPMETLAWTFPSLPEEPVQPEIPFELRNPLPPNSVGAQCGENSVYVEVMEDFFGTGQLLMASGFALGGCAPTGQDNNARVLLFESELHGCGSMLTVTEDELVYTFSLVYSPQEFSNGVPIVRSSGAVVSIECHYPRMHNVSSNVLVPTWLPYAATKVAEERLVFSLKLMTDEWQFERPSNQYFLGDIVNIEASVKMYNHVPFRVFVDRCIATVSPDVNSAPRYSFIENNGCLVDAKFTGSSSRYLPRTQIDKLQFQLEAFRFQEANSGLVYITCILKAVPVATPTSSEQKACSFSPNGWVSVDESDQVCGCCDSTCSSSNASDQILGDLRWEQASVGPLNVKEFGFGQL; encoded by the exons ATGGGGCTGTGGCAAGCTGGATTTGGCTTGGTGCTGGTGCTTGCGGTTGACTTGTCTGATGCACAATGGCGAGGAAGAtcagctcaaacacagaaaCCTAGTACATTTAGGCCATGGTCACAAATGCAAGTTCCTCAGCAGAGCGAAACCAGAATGCCTCAGTCTTCCCAAACCAACAACCCCATCCTTGTGCCACAGAGATTTCCTTCTCCGTTTTCAATGCAGACTGCTGGTGTGGTTGGTGGAAAGCCTGGTCAAGATCCTCCTGGTGTTCAGTCTAAACAGCTTTTGCAGGGTCCCATGGAAACACTGGCGTGGACCTTTCCAAGCCTACCCGAAGAACCTGTACAGCCAGAGATTCCTTTCGAGCTGCGGAACCCTTTGCCTCCCAATAGTGTAGGGGCTCAGTGCGGTGAGAATTCCGTGTATGTGGAAGTGATGGAGGACTTCTTTGGGACTGGACAACTACTAATGGCTTCTGGTTTTGCACTGGGAGGCTGTGCACCAACAGGGCAGGACAACAATGCTCGAGTGCTCCTCTTTGAATCAGAACTGCATGGATGTGGCAGCATGTTAACG GTGACCGAAGATGAGCTTGTTTATACCTTCTCCCTGGTCTATTCTCCCCAAGAGTTTTCAAATGGTGTTCCTATTGTCAGGAGTAGTGGTGCTGTGGTCAGTATTGAGTGTCACTATCCAAG AATGCATAATGTGAGCAGCAATGTCCTGGTGCCCACGTGGTTGCCATATGCAGCTACTAAGGTTGCAGAAGAGCGGCTGGTCTTCTCCCTCAAGCTTATGACTG ATGAGTGGCAGTTTGAGAGACCTTCAAACCAGTATTTCCTGGGTGACATTGTAAACATTGAGGCCTCTGTGAAGATGTATAACCACGTACCTTTCCGTGTGTTTGTGGACCGTTGCATAGCCACTGTGTCCCCTGATGTGAACTCTGCTCCCAGATACTCCTTCATTGAGAATAATGG GTGCCTGGTTGATGCCAAGTTCACCGGCTCGAGCTCTCGCTACCTGCCTCGAACTCAAATTGATAAGCTGCAGTTTCAGCTGGAGGCTTTCAGGTTCCAGGAAGCAAACAGTGGGCTG GTctacatcacatgcattttgaaGGCGGTTCCTGTAGCCACTCCAACAAGTTCTGAGCAGAAGGCTTGCTCGTTCTCCCCTAATGG GTGGGTGTCTGTGGATGAATCTGATCAGGTGTGTGGCTGCTGTGACTCCACCTGTAGCAGCAGTAACGCAAGCGATCAGATTCTTGGAG ATCTACGGTGGGAGCAAGCATCTGTTGGGCCCCTGAATGTGAAGGAATTTGGCTTTGGTCAACTGTAA
- the LOC130408289 gene encoding zona pellucida sperm-binding protein 4-like, translated as MAGSTGMVRLVAICAWFCAVGHAVPQFSNFPQEPQSPVFQQTEQQFSQKFPIQKPVVQSEPLDKCAVADYEQIQCGQPGISGAECDAINCCFNGQQCYYGMSVTVQCIRDGQFVLVVARDVTLPRLSLDTVRLLGGNEASCGPVGSTPSFAIYQFPVTACGTSVTEENGYVVYENRMTSSYEVGIGPLGSITRDSQFELLFQCRYSATAVEALVVEVNTIPPPPPVAAPGPLRVELRLANGQCVTKGCAEGDEAYTSYFGEDEYPVTKVLREPVYVEVRILERTDPNLVLMLGHCWATSAPSPLSLPQWDLLVDGCPYRDDRYLTALVPEVGSSGLQFPTHYKRFVVKMFTFVDPSSLAPLQETIYIHCSTAVCHPASGSCEQSCARKRRAVDGERSEETVVSSGGVFFTM; from the exons ATGGCGGGAAGTACGGGGATGGTTCGTCTTGTGGCTATTTGCGCATGGTTTTGTGCTGTTGGTCACGCCGTGCCACAGTTTAGTAATTTTCCCCAGGAGCCTCAATCTCCAGTCTTCCAACAAACTGAACAACAGTTTTCTCAGAAGTTTCCCATTCAGAAGCCAGTGGTGCAGTCAGAACCTCTTGACAAGTGTGCTGTAGCTGATTATGAGcagatccagtgtggacaacctGGTATCAGTGGTGCAGAGTGTGACGCTATAAACTGCTGCTTTAATGGACAGCAGTGTTATTATGGAATGTCAG TGACTGTCCAGTGTATAAGAGATGGTCAGTTTGTGCTGGTGGTGGCTAGAGATGTTACTCTGCCCCGTCTGAGTCTGGACACGGTCCGTCTGCTGGGTGGAAATGAAGCATCTTGTGGTCCTGTTGGTTCCACGCCTTCCTTTGCCATATACCAGTTTCCAGTCACCGCCTGTGGCACCAGCGTGACT GAGGAAAATGGCTATGTGGTGTATGAGAACAGAATGACTTCATCCTATGAAGTGGGGATTGGACCTCTTGGCTCCATCACAAGGGACAGTCAATTTGA ACTTCTCTTCCAGTGTAGATATTCTGCCACTGCTGTGGAAGCTCTGGTTGTTGAGGTCAACACCATTCCCCCACCTCCACCTGTGGCTGCTCCTGGACCCCTCAGGGTGGAGCTCAGACTGGCAAATGGCCAATGTGTCACTAAAGGCTGTGCAGAAG GAGATGAGGCGTACACGTCCTACTTCGGTGAGGATGAGTATCCAGTCACAAAGGTCCTGCGAGAACCTGTGTATGTGGAGGTGCGTATTTTGGAGAGGACTGACCCAAATCTTGTCCTGATGTTGGGACACTGTTGGGCAACATCAGCCCCTAGTCCTCTCAGTCTACCCCAGTGGGATCTTCTAGTTGATGG ATGTCCTTACCGGGATGACCGTTACCTGACAGCACTGGTTCCTGAAGTTGGCTCGTCTGGTCTTCAGTTCCCAACCCACTACAAGCGCTTTGTTGTGAAGATGTTCACGTTTGTGGATCCATCATCACTGGCCCCTCTGCAGGAGACT ATCTATATTCACTGTAGTACCGCAGTGTGCCACCCTGCTTCTGGttcctgtgagcagagctgtgccAGGAAAA GGAGAGCTGTTGATGGAGAAAGGAGTGAAGAAACTGTGGTTTCCAGTGGAGGTGTTTTCTTTACGATGTAA
- the LOC130408291 gene encoding zona pellucida sperm-binding protein 4-like yields MAGSTGMVRLVAICAWFCAVGHAVPQFSNFPQEPQSPVFQQTEQQFSQKFPIQKPVVQSEPLDKCAVADYEQIQCGQPGISGADCDAINCCFNGQQCYYGMSVTVQCIRDGQFVLVVARDVTLPRLSLDTVRLLGGNEASCGPVGSTPSFAIYQFPVTACGTSVTEENGYVVYENRMTSSYEVGIGPLGSITRDSQFELLFQCRYSATAVEALVVEVNTIPPPPPVAAPGPLRVELRLANGQCVTKGCAEGDEAYTSYFGEDEYPVTKVLREPVYVEVRILERTDPNLVLMLGHCWATSAPSPLSLPQWDLLVDGCPYRDDRYLTALVPEVGSSGLQFPTHYKRFVVKMFTFVDPSSLAPLQETIYIHCSTAVCHPASGSCEQSCARKRRAVDGERSEETVVSSGGVFFTM; encoded by the exons ATGGCGGGAAGTACGGGGATGGTTCGTCTTGTGGCTATTTGCGCATGGTTTTGTGCTGTTGGTCACGCCGTGCCACAGTTTAGTAATTTTCCCCAGGAGCCTCAATCTCCAGTCTTCCAACAAACTGAACAACAGTTTTCTCAGAAGTTTCCCATTCAGAAGCCAGTGGTGCAGTCAGAACCTCTTGACAAGTGTGCTGTAGCTGATTATGAGCAGATCCAGTGTGGCCAACCTGGTATCAGTGGTGCAGACTGTGACGCTATAAACTGCTGCTTTAATGGACAGCAGTGTTATTATGGAATGTCAG TGACTGTCCAGTGTATAAGAGATGGTCAGTTTGTGCTGGTGGTGGCTAGAGATGTTACTCTGCCCCGTCTGAGTCTGGACACGGTCCGTCTGCTGGGTGGAAATGAAGCATCTTGTGGTCCTGTTGGTTCCACGCCTTCCTTTGCCATATACCAGTTTCCAGTCACCGCCTGTGGCACCAGCGTGACT GAGGAAAATGGCTATGTGGTGTATGAGAACAGAATGACTTCATCCTATGAAGTGGGGATTGGACCTCTTGGCTCCATCACAAGGGACAGTCAATTTGA ACTTCTCTTCCAGTGTAGATATTCTGCCACTGCTGTGGAAGCTCTGGTTGTTGAGGTCAACACCATTCCCCCACCTCCACCTGTGGCTGCTCCTGGACCCCTCAGGGTGGAGCTCAGACTGGCAAATGGCCAATGTGTCACTAAAGGCTGTGCAGAAG GAGATGAGGCGTACACGTCCTACTTCGGTGAGGATGAGTATCCAGTCACAAAGGTCCTGCGGGAACCTGTGTATGTGGAGGTGCGTATTTTGGAGAGGACTGACCCAAATCTTGTCCTGATGTTGGGACACTGTTGGGCAACATCAGCCCCTAGTCCTCTCAGTCTACCCCAGTGGGATCTTCTAGTTGATGG ATGTCCTTACCGGGATGACCGTTACCTGACAGCACTGGTTCCTGAAGTTGGCTCGTCTGGTCTTCAGTTCCCAACCCACTACAAGCGCTTTGTTGTGAAGATGTTCACGTTTGTGGATCCATCATCACTGGCCCCTCTGCAGGAGACT ATCTATATTCACTGTAGTACCGCGGTGTGCCACCCTGCTTCTGGttcctgtgagcagagctgtgccAGGAAAA GGAGAGCTGTTGATGGAGAAAGGAGTGAAGAAACTGTGGTTTCCAGTGGAGGTGTTTTCTTTACGATGTAA